The Eriocheir sinensis breed Jianghai 21 chromosome 4, ASM2467909v1, whole genome shotgun sequence genome has a segment encoding these proteins:
- the LOC126981470 gene encoding uncharacterized protein LOC126981470 isoform X12 — MEARRGRCTMPVAGGRAQKRVNERTTNHNLDPGSLQHHRDVLQEVAGWHMEDWEELEALLETEHLILGQPYQPQQHQQQQHHRSDINLLQSPERTPRLPHEAPPSRSSSRRSLPRTHGAYSLPLQQLSSILLNMTFSDAEDEHQGTGRNTSNSQDRSLSRSRTESGVSNASTVSLASPSSSAGPAAAANGPMAASGSAAGALDIAAAQNASVVDVSGVDKKKIVEKLQQIQGYIQQTTAAMAALEQQGDIAKVGQYNTLAKILRDLRSTEAKLKAQGGQYAEVIAAAQVANGTQHPSTAPSSVSPASAQVNGREETATQERLANLKRQRQGIQEEKQRLIQQGANPNGAGQEDEDPIPGADTWTLSELTKALVDFQALQDKVERLTAVYSTRAQGVDPDDAESQADVASKLGQLATKRRQLADVLTRLKGYQALRQQEERDGLDGVGGSGRSTSTAPAGASDANHLPASSNTHTTTTSDEPAPPPPPPPPSASLSASVSNINGEGHPVSPASLREAANSVTQASEELVNRKAQLNSLQKQLSDMKKLLDVANKARQEFGDDGAGALPSTSAAADVPTEILEVSGKRIVLTEAERQNPEIASKYSQLSRAKDRLAKMEEIIAMISQARHTGQNLRDVIPPDYLAILEEAENNPQAEFAAESGGPGPLSRASAPLQRPLEVEEEEVGRLSRRPTRPPRMGSMGRGEAGAGAGAGRDSQVREQESREISAMQQRLNKNSTRVSAINEGSQHGHEKGAIKKQPQALWQGSSSGGGGGVASSGVGGVREDPRLAQVLAMQEELRQKKNALEALMRRMGKSSSLNMDNISDNISDNVSEASDRLGDVRGSGGAATWGEAGGLHHFSDNHYQQSSDEDLIDEDEADLPPRGSQLRPQQPPPIAVSPKDRNRHSTSRHRRRQDSGRLSVNNLTAATLPTPARTKHNRLRASSAPKALWESVGTPLDGSNYKSPSNTTMQTQHSLNAALSQLTQVQGTINNLQESLRHEQSQVLGSSRASLYQPQLVPPLLPDLTPTSLPPMVTPSQALTPMSAYAGLGSLALAAQGGGEAVNQQLLSGLQQCFSQLHLHSLEIQALSKHLQLLERRDQTSSAAMADVGDGLGRGGRGGARRSEEEEEEEDNEDDDVAGDPRPPYPLHHNLLAAAGLRPGKEGGSSRAPQGSAYPVYLRQQSESGAPSSGVTNPIYGHLGDLRDQTGGTWGSLAPTPGTEQPTDTLGSLLGPGAPGEALEGSSSHPLLHLGRMGEEASQTQAPEAHHWASLASTHPLHHQTTDLLNNQVPPGTRANNYWDNFRSYSRQNLLSTATKSNTSDLHPPSTTSTSAPAHTASFALHQGREGGRGEDKRFNVSLGHNNTNSGAGARSRMPNPHINNPRGAANPRVRNPVAASSQHLLSQNKHKANNRNKQGDLWVTSKGSERNLPPQDRGSGGRNLGGYLNYNTVRANTSDSDGAEGSGVTLEVLREAEALIRRHANQPEFLLQLFRHASQITVHTDQHVAVALLHDLASQPHRPGSHGVNANPGPGVHGHAEGTVGLSLPAPLRDSWRPQPPRSHPQNTLPQDNVSVVGLSGSEVSDSGLTSEDEDSRALYRNVKNLSLSPGGAVPPPAPPGGVNTGGRPPYPQPPPPLHPHYQHNYHEFPHHRQHNLVHPHNTQGGESARSGANSESSLYDHLVFNDSHLATRQEVVEDWVRRGVEEEEEEDEAGPSKLLNQADTAGSSPEDAHNLIHPLNNDTEYLTFETLVASAVREGTEVLQAQACEDVASPLLLNSLHHSLVAHIQTRAQSLRLPQTFLYSTDTELKSALQAFSGKPLSQVSSDVPSLISQVLLTQYCSVLVQRLRDNQPLLPQTPTKLPPGAPPKAGEVGLEGAAATPTAGPPECRPPQEATTATQTEAGVFSLHPQRPPLHTFSLTTGAAAAHPPPSASLSATTPADSPWQAPPPPPAPLPSPNHNPSGGESLAESAACAGGPLPTAPSGSWSAEGLASPASPLGAGRGEAEQEEAMMDELGEPTLVHTLAEADQSQDAVEGDWGEDSQAEGIMQPEVSGGAVGGSSHTHSPPQHPGWLPARERHNSSQLEAEAEVEGLVESEAEAAALGAGHLLFMDQQSQELDEVPTKLQSPQGGSPSDSPEQALPQQHHPHHPQRPHSPAGSEG, encoded by the exons GAGGACTGGGAGGAGCTTGAGGCACTGCTGGAGACTGAACACCTTATCCTGGGCCAGCCATATCAgccccagcagcaccagcagcagcaacatcatcGCTCGGACATCAACCTCCTCCAGAGTCCAG AGCGCACCCCACGGCTGCCCCACGAAGCACCACCCTCCCGCAGCAGTTCTCGGCGCTCCCTCCCACGCACACACGGCGCCtactctctcccccttcagcaGCTGTCCTCCATCCTCCTCAACATGACCTTCTCGGACGCTGAGGATGAGCACCAGGGGACGGGACGGAACACAAG CAACAGCCAGGACCGATCCCTGAGCCGCTCCCGCACAGAGTCGGGGGTGAGCAACGCCTCCACCGTCTCCCTGGCcagcccctcctcctctgccgGGCCTGCCGCTGCTGCCAATGGGCCCATGGCTGCCTCGGGGAGTGCCGCCGGGGCCCTGGACATTGCTGCCGCCCAAAATGCCTCGGTAGTTGATGTTTCA GGCGTTGACAAGAAGAAGATTGTGGAGAAGCTGCAGCAGATCCAGGGCTACATACAGCAGACCACAGCAGCCATGGCAGCCCTAGAGCAGCAGGGAGACATT GCTAAGGTGGGGCAGTACAACACCTTGGCCAAGATTCTGCGGGACCTACGTAGCACCGAGGCCAAGCTCAAGGCTCAGGGTGGCCAGTATGCTGAGGTTATT GCTGCAGCACAGGTGGCCAACGGAACACAGCACCCAAGCACAGCACCAAGCAGCGTCTCCCCAGCATCAGCACAAGTCAACGGCCGCGAAGAGACG GCCACCCAGGAGCGCCTTGCCAACCTTAAGCGGCAGAGGCAGGGTATTCAGGAGGAGAAGCAGCGCCTCATCCAGCAGGGGGCCAATCCCAACGGTGCCGGGCAGGAGGACGAGGACCCCATCCCTGGCGCCGACACCTGGACCCTCTCGGAGCTGACGAAGGCGCTGGTGGACTTCCAGGCTCTGcaggacaaggtggagcgactgACGGCTGTGTACTCGACCAGGGCCCAG GGTGTGGATCCTGATGACGCGGAAAGCCAGGCGGACGTGGCCAGCAAACTCGGCCAGCTGGCAACCAAGAGGCGGCAGCTGGCGGACGTGCTCACCAGACTCAAGGGCTACCAGGCTCTTAGGcagcaggaggagagag aTGGCCTGGATGGTGTGGGTGGCAGTGGGCGCTCCACCTCCACTGCTCCAGCCGGTGCTTCGGACGCTAACCACCTCCCAGCCTCCTccaacacccacaccacaacgACAAGCGACgaaccagcacctccaccacctccaccacctccctctgcCTCACTCTCGGCCTCCGTGTCCAACATCAACGGGGAGGGACATCCAGTTAGCCCGGCCAGCCTGAGGGAGGCGGCGAACTCGGTAACCCAGGCCTCGGAGGAGCTGGTGAACCGCAAGGCACAGCTCAACTCTCTCCAGAAGCAGCTGAGCGACATGAAGAAGCTCCTCGATGTGGCTAACAAGGCCCGACAGGAG TTCGGGGATGACGGCGCCGGtgcccttccctccaccagtGCCGCCGCTGACGTGCCCACTGAGATCCTGGAGGTGTCGGGCAAGAGGATTGTCCTGACGGAGGCTGAGAGACAGAACCCAGAGATTGCTTCAAAGTATAG TCAGCTATCCCGGGCCAAGGATCGTCTGGCCAAGATGGAGGAAATAATAGCCATGATCAGCCAGGCAAGACACACCGGCCAGAACCTGCGTGACGTCATCCCCCCGGACTACCTGGCCAtcctggaggaggcggag AACAACCCACAGGCGGAGTTTGCAGCTGAGTCAGGCGGCCCCGGTCCCCTCAGCCGCGCCTCAGCTCCCCTGCAGAGGCCcctggaggttgaggaggaggaggtaggcagGCTCTCAAGGCGCCCCACTCGTCCCCCACGCAT GGGCAGCATGGGGCGGGGTGAGGCTGGGGCCGGGGCAGGAGCAGGTCGGGACTCACAGGTACGGGAACAGGAGAGCCGGGAGATCTCGGCCATGCAGCAGCGCCTCAACAAGAACAGCACGAGGGTGTCCGCCATCAACGAGGGCTCGCAACACGGACATGAGAAGGGCGCCATCAAGAAGCAgccccag GCACTATGGCagggcagcagcagcggcggcggcggcggggttgccAGCAGCGGGGTGGGCGGGGTGAGGGAGGACCCACGTCTCGCCCAGGTGTTGGCCATGCAGGAAGAGCTGCGTCAGAAGAAGAACGCCCTGGAGGCCCTCATGAGGCGCATGGGCAAGTCCTCCTCCCTCAACATGGACAACATATCCGACAACATCTCCGACAATGTCTCCGAGGCATCCGACCGCCTGGGGGACGTGCGCGGCAGTGGGGGGGCGGCCACCTGGGGGGAGGCTGGGGGGCTGCACCACTTCTCCGATAACCACTATCAGCAGTCCAG TGACGAGGACTTGATAGACGAGGATGAGGCGGACCTTCCCCCCCGAGGCAGCCAGCTCCGCCCTCAGCAGCCGCCACCCATCGCAGTCTCCCCCAAGGACCGCAACCGCCACTCCAccagccgccaccgccgccgccaggaCTCGGGGCGCCTCTCGGTGAACAACCTGACGGCCGCGACCCTCCCCACCCCCGCCAGGACCAAGCACAACCGCCTTA GGGCCAGCAGTGCTCCCAAGGCCCTGTGGGAGTCTGTGGGCACTCCGCTAGATGGCAGCAACTATAAGtctccctccaacaccaccaTGCAGACCCAGCACAGCCTCAATGCTGCACTCAGCCAG CTCACCCAGGTGCAAGGAACCATCAACAACCTGCAGGAGAGTCTTCGCCACGAGCAGAGTCAGGTGCTGGGGAGCTCCCGGGCGTCCCTCTACCAGCCCCAGCTCGTGCCGCCCCTCCTGCCCGACCTCACCCCCACCTCGCTGCCCCCCATGGTGACCCCCAGCCAGGCCCTCACCCCCATGTCTGCCTACGCTGGCCTTGGCTCCCTCGCCCTTGCTGCTCAGg GTGGCGGCGAGGCAGTGAACCAGCAGCTGTTGTCGGGCCTGCAGCAGTGCTTCTCCCAGCTCCACCTACACTCCCTTGAGATACAGGCCCTGAGCAAGCATCTGCAG CTTCTGGAGAGGCGAGACCAGACCAGCTCGGCCGCCATGGCTGATGTGGGGGACGGCCTTGGGaggggcgggcggggcggcgcacggaggagtgaagaggaagaggaggaggaggacaatgaggatgatgatgtggCAGGAGACCCCCGCCCTCCTTACCCTCTCCACCACAACCTCTTGGCTGCGGCCGGCCTGCGCCCTGGGAAGGAGGGGGGCTCTAGCCGGGCACCCCAGGGCTCCGCCTACCCCGTATACCTGAGGCAGCAGTCCGAGAGTGGCGCTCCCTCCTCAGGCGTCACCAACCCCATTTATGGCCacctgggggacctgcgagaccAGACTGGGGGCACCTGGGGCTCCCTTGCTCCTACCCCAGGCACAGAGCAGCCCACAGACACCCTGGGCTCGCTCCTAGGCCCAGGTGCCCCAGGGGAGGCTCTGGAGGGCAGCTCATCACACCCATTGCTGCATCTGGGCCGTATGGGGGAGGAGGCCAGCCAGACACAGGCCCCTGAGGCACACCACTGGGCCTCCCTCGCCTCCACACACCCACTGCACCACCAGACCACAGACCTGCTCAACAACCAG GTTCCTCCAGGCACACGCGCCAACAACTACTGGGACAACTTCCGCAGTTACTCCCGCCAGAACCTGCTCTCCACGGCCACCAAGAGCAACACCAGcgacctccaccccccctccaccacctccacctcggcCCCTGCCCACACCGCCTCCTTCGCCCTCCACCAG GGTCGGGAGGGTGGCCGAGGCGAGGACAAGCGTTTCAACGTCTCGCTGGgccacaacaacaccaacagcgGGGCCGGTGCCAGATCCAGGATGCCCAACCCCCACATCAACAACCCCAGAGGTGCCGCCAACCCCCGTGTGAGGAACCCTGTGGCCGCCAGCTCCCAGCACCTCCTCAGCCAGAACAAACACAAGGCAAACAACAGGAACAAGCAAG GTGACTTATGGGTGACCTCCAAGGGCAGCGAGAGGAACCTGCCGCCCCAAGACCGAGGCTCAGGGGGCAGGAACCTGGGTGGTTACCTCAACTACAACACTGTGCGCGCCAACACCAGCGACAG TGATGGTGCTGAGGGAAGCGGTGTGACCCTGGAGGTGCTGCGTGAGGCCGAGGCGCTGATCCGCCGCCATGCCAACCAGCCAGAGTTCCTGCTGCAGCTGTTCCGCCACGCCTCGCAGATCACTGTGCACACCGACCAGCACGTGGCCGTGGCGCTCCTGCACGACCTTGCCTCCCAGCCACACCGACCCGGCAGCCATGG AGTGAATGCCAACCCTGGGCCGGGTGTCCACGGCCATGCCGAGGGGACTGTTGGCCTCTCCCTGCCAGCCCCCCTCAGAGACTCGTGGAGGCCCCAGCCCCCACGCAGTCACCCCCAGAACACCCtcccacag GACAATGTGAGTGTGGTGGGGCTGTCAGGGTCAGAGGTCAGCGATAGTGGCCTGACCTCAGAGGACGAGGACAGCAGG GCTCTTTATCGCAACGTCAAGAACCTCAGTCTCAGCCCAGGGGGAGCAGTACCCCCCCCTGCACCTCCGGGAGGCGTGAACACAGGTGGCAGGCCCCCGTacccccaaccaccaccgcccctccacccccactACCAACACAACTACCATGAATTcccccaccaccgccagcacaaccTCGTCCACCCCCACAACACACAGGGAGGGGAGAGCGCCCGCAGCGGTGCCAATTCTGAGAGTTCTCTGTATGATCATCTGGTGTTTAACGACTCCCACCTGGCCACTagacaagag GTGGTGGAGGACTGGGTGCggcgaggggtggaggaggaggaagaggaggacgaggcagGGCCCAGCAAGCTTCTGAACCAGGCGGACACAGCAGGATCTTCCCCCGAGGACGCCCACAACCTCATCCAT CCACTAAACAACGACACTGAGTACCTCACCTTTGAGACTCTGGTGGCCTCCGCCGTGAGGGAGGGCACGGAGGTACTGCAGGCCCAGGCGTGTGAAGACGTTGCCTCCCCGCTTCTGCTGAATTCCCTCCACCACAGCCTAGTGGCCCAC ATCCAGACCCGAGCCCAGTCCCTGCGGCTGCCCCAGACCTTCCTCTACTCCACCGACACTGAACTCAAGTCTGCCCTCCAAGCCTTCTCTGGCAAACC gctgtCCCAGGTGAGCAGCGACGTGCCGTCACTCATCTCCCAGGTGCTGCTGACCCAGTACTGCTCGGTGCTGGTGCAGCGTCTGCGCGACAACCAGCCGCTGCTGCCTCAGACGCCCACCAAGCTGCCGCCCGGTGCCCCGCCCAAG GCTGGTGAGGTGGGTCTGGAGGGTGCCGCTGCCACCCCCACAGCTGGCCCCCCAGAGTGCCGCCCCCCCCAGGAGGCCACCACAGCTACCCAGACTGAAGCCGGAGTGttctccctccacccccagaGGCCGCCCCTCCACACCTTCAGCCTCACCACCGGGGCTGCTGCCGCCCACCCACCCCCATCAGCCTCCCTGTCAGCTACCACCCCTGCTGACAGTCCCTGGCaggcccctccacccccccctgcccccctgcccTCCCCCAACCACAACCCTAGTGGAGGGGAGTCCCTGGCAGAGAGTGCAGCCTGCGCCGGTGGGCCTCTCCCTACTGCCCCGTCTGGCTCCTGGAGTGCCGAGGGCTTggcctcccctgcctcacccctggGGGCTGGCCGGGGAGAGGCAGAGCAGGAGGAGGCCATGATGGATGAGCTGGGTGAGCCAACACTGGTCCACACACTGGCTGAGGCTGACCAGTCCCAGG acgcaGTGGAGGGTGACTGGGGTGAGGACTCCCAGGCGGAGGGCATCATGCAGCCTGAGGTCAGTGGGGGGGCAGTGGGCGGGTCCTCCCACACCCACTCCCCACCCCAACACCCTGGATGGCTGCCGGCAAGGGAACGACACAACTCCTCGCAg CTGGAAgcagaggcggaggtggagggactggtggagagTGAGGCGGAGGCGGCTGCTCTCGGGGCCGGCCACCTCCTCTTCATGGACCAGCAGAGTCAG GAGCTGGACGAGGTGCCCACCAAGCTACAGAGTCCCCAGGGTGGCTCTCCTAGTGACAGCCCCGAGCAGGCCCTTCCCCAgcagcaccacccccaccacccccagcgCCCTCATTCACCCGCTG GGAGCGAAGGGTGA